In the Oreochromis aureus strain Israel breed Guangdong linkage group 14, ZZ_aureus, whole genome shotgun sequence genome, one interval contains:
- the LOC120432946 gene encoding lysophosphatidic acid receptor 6-like, protein MNASNVMTEDRVYAGVFGCIMVIGLPLNAVALWILLRRHSLKSPNAVFMVNLALSDLLVIISLPMRIYFHATREWPLSNMACQFITMLFRNNLRSSAFFITFISVDRLLAVVYPLRSRHLRTSSNAWKGAAMVWLFVLVLNVPETLDFVKNANSSCFDFSPERRPGLTKGIAFVYFVLIVTMLAVNIVCTLMVSWVLRRHLSVSAINNKMNVMLIFVMNLVLFTICFLPLSIGVVTVKPTELKPLICLSAVNCCLDPFLYYFSFDGFWKKKEDADPAREQ, encoded by the coding sequence ATGAACGCATCAAATGTCATGACAGAGGACCGGGTTTATGCTGGGGTCTTTGGCTGCATTATGGTGATAGGTCTGCCACTCAATGCAGTCGCACTGTGGATTCTTCTTCGCCGCCACAGCCTCAAATCGCCCAACGCAGTCTTCATGGTCAACCTGGCACTCTCAGACCTGCTAGTCATCATCTCTTTGCCCATGAGGATCTACTTTCACGCCACCCGTGAATGGCCTCTGAGCAATATGGCGTGCCAATTCATCACAATGCTTTTTCGCAACAACCTCCGCTCCAGCGCCTTCTTCATTACTTTCATCAGCGTGGACAGACTTCTGGCTGTGGTTTATCCTCTGAGGTCACGCCATCTTCGAACTTCATCTAATGCCTGGAAAGGAGCAGCAATGGTCTGGCTATTTGTGCTGGTATTGAATGTTCCAGAGACTTTGGACTTTGTAAAAAATGCCAACAGTAGTTGTTTTGATTTCAGTCCTGAAAGGAGACCAGGTTTAACTAAAGGTATAGCATTTGTATATTTTGTGTTAATCGTCACAATGCTAGCAGTCAACATTGTGTGCACCCTTATGGTGTCTTGGGTACTGCGTAGACATCTCAGTGTCTCTGCGATCAACAACAAGATGAATGTAATGCTGATCTTTGTCATGAACTTGGTTTTGTTTACTATCTGTTTCCTACCTTTGTCAATAGGTGTAGTTACAGTTAAACCTACTGAATTAAAGCCATTGATATGTCTTAGTGCTGTAAACTGTTGTCTAGATCCATTTTTATATTACTTTTCCTTTGATGGCTtctggaagaaaaaagaagatgcGGATCCGGCAAGAGAGCAGTAA
- the LOC120432944 gene encoding lysophosphatidic acid receptor 6-like: MNSTEGHVRCLAAILHKGPKRTSFLIMNTSNVITEDRVYAGVFGCVMVIGLPLNAVALWILLRRHSLKSPNAVFMVNLAFSDLLLIISLPMRIYFHATGTWPLSNMACLIITMLFRDNIRSRAMFITFISVDRLLAVVYPLRSRHLRTSSNAWKGAAFVWSFLLVVNIRESLDFLEHLQDHTQPTCFKSYDSYEPLLSKTRLAVIYLQIVLLVTMLTVNIVCTVMVSWTLHRHLSDSAKVNNKMKVMLIFVMNLVLFAMFLPVPIGMAAHGKEIMPLVCLTVSNCCLDPLLYYFSFDSFWKKKEDATNGGEM, encoded by the coding sequence ATGAACAGCACAGAAGGACATGTTCGCTGCTTAGCTGCAATACTTCATAAAGGACCAAAAAGAACGTCTTTTCTGATCATGAACACATCAAATGTCATCACAGAAGACCGGGTTTATGCTGGGGTCTTTGGCTGCGTGATGGTGATAGGTCTGCCTCTCAATGCAGTCGCACTGTGGATTCTTCTTCGCCGCCACAGCCTCAAATCACCCAACGCTGTCTTCATGGTCAATCTAGCATTCTCAGACCTTCTACTCATCATCTCTTTGCCCATGAGGATCTACTTTCATGCCACTGGCACCTGGCCTCTGAGCAATATGGCGTGCCTCATCATTACAATGCTCTTTCGTGACAACATCCGTTCCAGGGCTATGTTTATCACCTTCATCAGTGTGGACAGATTGCTGGCTGTGGTTTATCCTCTGAGGTCACGCCATTTAAGAACCTCATCCAATGCCTGGAAAGGAGCTGCATTCGTCTGGAGTTTTTTGCTGGTGGTGAATATCCGAGAGAGTTTGGACTTCCTAGAACATTTGCAGGACCACACTCAACCTACCTGTTTTAAATCTTATGACTCTTACGAGCCTTTATTGAGTAAAACTCGATTAGCAGTTATTTACCTTCAGATTGTGTTACTGGTCACAATGCTAACAGTCAACATTGTGTGCACCGTTATGGTGTCTTGGACTCTGCACAGACATCTCAGTGACTCTGCAAAGGTCAACAACAAGATGAAAGTTATGCTGATCTTTGTCATGAACTTGGTTTTGTTTGCCATGTTCTTACCTGTGCCTATAGGAATGGCTGCACATGGCAAAGAAATCATGCCGCTGGTATGTCTTACTGTTTCTAACTGCTGTCTGGATCCTCTGTTGTATTACTTTTCTTTTGACTCCTTTTGGAAGAAAAAGGAAGATGCAACGAACGGAGGAGAAATGTAG
- the LOC120443540 gene encoding putative nuclease HARBI1: protein MKPYAATITVHVVLHLSSKQSRTIYCRINLSVPVLDRFYNQEDTRPDFRLSRESLAVLLNLLDQDRRHGWGATIEILVFTFWLPSGASYRLVSRVFVMPRSTVHTIVHRVTEEVVAIRHQVIHLPKTPEDLEAVSRGFAGLARHRAFLKAVGAIDGCHIHIKCPSGPDAALMAVCDHQGCFIDTYVGWPGSVHDARVLRHSPLYRQLVYPPPGHFILADGGYPCLQRPLPLITPYKRPVRGVGAQRFNSHHSRARSIIERALGMMKTRFRAIFLQALEVHHTFLPHVVTACAVLHNICLSAGDIVAPVDEPEDDGAEDGRGGWVGGSQWCSLAGPTVI, encoded by the exons atgaaaccatACGCTGCCACCATAACTGTTCATGTCGTTCTCCACCTTTCATCCAAGCAGAGTAGAACCATATACTGCAGGATCAACCTAAGTGTTCCCGTCCTGGACCGTTTCTACAACCAGGAGGACACGAGGCCCGATTTTCGGCTAAGCAGGGAGTCCTTGGCAGTGTTGCTAAATCTCCTGGACCAGGATCGGCGCCATGGTTGGGGTGCCACAATTGAGATCCTGGTATTCACATTCTGGTTGCCAAGTGGAGCATCCTACAGGCTGGTGTCAAGAGTGTTTGTGATGCCTCGTTCCACTGTCCACACCATTGTCCACCGTGTCACTGAAGAAGTGGTGGCCATTCGCCACCAGGTCATCCACCTCCCAAAGACACCAGAGGACCTGGAGGCAGTGTCCCgtgggtttgcagggctggcaCGTCACAGAGCCTTCCTGAAAGCGGTGGGTGCAATCGACGGCTGCCACATCCACATCAAGTGTCCAAGCGGCCCTGATGCGGCCCTGATG GCAGTCTGTGACCATCAGGGCTGCTTCATCGACACCTACGTGGGCTGGCCTGGTTCGGTGCACGATGCCAGGGTGCTCCGCCACAGCCCACTGTACAGACAGTTGGTCTACCCTCCTCCAGGACATTTCATCCTCGCAGATGGGGGGTACCCATGCCTCCAACGTCCACTCCCCCTCATCACACCCTACAAGAGGCCAGTCCGAGGTGTAGGAGCCCAGCGCTTCAACAGCCACCATTCCAGGGCACGCTCCATCATAGAGCGTGCGTTAGGAATGATGAAAACGAGGTTCAGGGCCATCTTCCTGCAAGCGCTGGAGGTGCACCACACCTTTTTACCCCAC GTTGTGACAGCCTGTGCCGTCCTCCACAACATCTGCCTCAGTGCCGGTGACATCGTGGCCCCAGTGGATGAGCCTGAGGACGATGGTGCAGAGGATGGGAGGGGAGGCTGGGTTGGAGGCAGTCAGTGGTGCTCTTTGGCGGGACCAACTGTCATCTGA